The following proteins are encoded in a genomic region of Desulfosporosinus youngiae DSM 17734:
- a CDS encoding response regulator, with protein MWGVAKILVVDDQLGVRRLLFETFREDQHEVEMAANGEEAVQLLKTFKPDLIMMDMKMPGMNGIETLKQIRALDRQVGVIMMTAYGDAQNMEQAKDLGILHYLGKPFDLFELRDRVRTILTGV; from the coding sequence ATGTGGGGAGTGGCTAAGATACTTGTAGTAGATGACCAACTTGGTGTGCGTCGCCTACTCTTTGAGACCTTCCGGGAGGATCAGCATGAAGTTGAAATGGCAGCTAACGGTGAAGAGGCCGTACAGCTGCTTAAAACCTTCAAGCCTGATCTTATAATGATGGACATGAAAATGCCGGGAATGAACGGAATTGAAACCTTAAAACAAATCCGGGCATTAGATCGTCAAGTTGGCGTAATTATGATGACAGCCTATGGTGATGCTCAGAACATGGAACAAGCTAAAGATCTTGGGATTCTCCATTACTTGGGGAAACCATTTGATTTATTTGAATTGAGAGACCGCGTGAGAACAATATTAACGGGCGTATAG
- the alr gene encoding alanine racemase, with protein sequence MAGTWIEVDLDALVNNYQEVTKHLHPESRCMAVVKADAYGLGAVEVALALEQVGCEAFAVTKVEEGLILRMQGIKGIILVLGPSAPEEWPEAVKAELQLTISEISSIAELNKVCSDLNKEVSVQLKLETGMGRTGFRLSELEELALTLADTPRLKVMGVYTHFARAAQRDKSYTLEQYEQFKSMTSRLEELGINPIWQHVCNSAAFLDYPEWHHDFVRIGTLLIGHYPGPGFGGKLNLRDPWTAKSRIVHLREVPKGTCVGYQSIYCTKSATQLAVIPVGYADGFGLAPHFVPQGWLDFLKIIIKNFAALFGIYLSQERIDLNGRTVPVAGKIGMQLTVLDVGMQECSLGDEVRIPLRRTVANPRIQRKYKQNGRIFSERILEEGVSRVSTEYSR encoded by the coding sequence ATGGCTGGAACCTGGATAGAAGTCGATTTAGATGCCCTGGTCAATAATTATCAGGAAGTGACTAAGCATCTCCATCCTGAATCAAGATGCATGGCGGTTGTGAAAGCGGATGCCTACGGCTTAGGCGCCGTTGAAGTCGCGCTGGCCTTAGAGCAAGTTGGATGTGAAGCATTTGCGGTTACTAAGGTTGAAGAAGGGTTAATCTTGCGAATGCAAGGAATTAAAGGGATTATTCTAGTGTTAGGGCCGTCCGCCCCAGAAGAATGGCCGGAGGCTGTCAAGGCGGAATTGCAGTTGACGATCTCGGAAATCTCCTCGATTGCTGAGTTGAATAAGGTTTGTTCGGACTTAAATAAGGAGGTTTCTGTACAGCTCAAACTGGAGACAGGCATGGGCAGAACGGGGTTTCGGTTGTCTGAGCTGGAAGAGCTTGCGCTGACCTTAGCTGACACTCCCCGGCTTAAGGTTATGGGAGTGTATACTCATTTTGCCCGGGCGGCCCAGAGAGATAAGTCATATACCTTAGAGCAATATGAGCAGTTTAAATCCATGACCTCCCGTCTTGAAGAATTGGGGATTAACCCAATCTGGCAGCATGTTTGCAACAGCGCGGCTTTTTTGGACTATCCTGAGTGGCATCATGACTTTGTTCGCATCGGAACATTGCTGATCGGGCATTATCCAGGGCCCGGATTCGGCGGGAAATTGAACTTAAGAGATCCATGGACTGCTAAAAGCCGGATTGTTCACCTGCGCGAAGTACCAAAAGGGACCTGTGTAGGCTATCAAAGCATTTATTGCACAAAGTCGGCGACACAGCTGGCGGTAATTCCTGTGGGATATGCCGATGGATTTGGCTTGGCACCCCATTTTGTTCCCCAGGGCTGGCTTGATTTTCTCAAAATTATTATCAAGAATTTTGCGGCTTTGTTTGGCATATATCTTAGTCAGGAGCGAATAGACTTAAACGGGCGGACGGTTCCGGTTGCCGGTAAGATCGGTATGCAGCTTACAGTACTTGATGTGGGCATGCAGGAATGCTCATTAGGGGATGAGGTCAGAATCCCCTTGCGCAGGACAGTGGCAAACCCCAGGATACAGAGAAAGTATAAACAGAATGGAAGAATTTTCTCAGAAAGAATCCTAGAAGAAGGAGTTTCACGAGTGAGCACAGAATACTCCCGGTAG
- a CDS encoding lipid II:glycine glycyltransferase FemX produces MTYAARWIDESEHRRFNDFLAKHPKGHVLQSWEWGEIKSRTGWKPWRLVIEENHEIVAAASILERKIPVVGIPIFYASRGPVADWKNVELFDLVLAEIRSLAKARGAIFLKVDPDIPSSEKELEQYLLSRGFRSAESGKGFEGVQPKYVFRLDISPDEETLLKNMQQKTRYNIRLAQKKGVHIRKGTREDLPEFYRVLKETTERDRFLVRAYSYFEDLYDSLVPVGLGELFIAEYEGNIISGTLAFVIGNKAWYIYGASSNAHRNVMPNYLIQWEMIRWAKSLGCTLYDFRGVPGHLTEDNPLYGLYRFKKGFNGEYTEFIGEWDLVYRPVTYFLWNHLEPLYSEVIKGLISKLRRARRG; encoded by the coding sequence ATGACCTATGCTGCAAGGTGGATTGATGAAAGTGAACATAGACGCTTTAATGATTTTCTGGCGAAACATCCCAAGGGACACGTACTCCAGTCTTGGGAATGGGGAGAGATTAAAAGCAGAACAGGGTGGAAACCCTGGCGCTTGGTTATAGAAGAAAACCATGAAATAGTGGCGGCCGCCTCGATTCTTGAACGAAAGATTCCTGTTGTGGGGATCCCTATCTTTTACGCTTCCCGCGGGCCTGTAGCCGACTGGAAGAACGTCGAATTGTTTGATTTAGTCTTAGCGGAGATCCGATCCTTAGCCAAAGCCCGCGGAGCAATTTTTCTCAAAGTTGATCCTGATATACCGTCTTCGGAAAAAGAACTGGAACAGTATTTGCTCTCCAGAGGATTCCGCTCTGCGGAGAGCGGCAAAGGTTTTGAAGGGGTTCAGCCTAAATATGTGTTTCGCCTTGATATTTCCCCGGACGAGGAGACTCTGCTGAAAAATATGCAGCAAAAAACCAGGTACAATATTCGCCTGGCCCAGAAGAAAGGGGTTCATATTCGCAAAGGGACGCGGGAAGACTTGCCCGAGTTTTATCGTGTTCTTAAAGAAACTACCGAACGCGACCGTTTCTTGGTGCGGGCGTATTCTTATTTTGAGGACCTTTATGATTCCTTAGTCCCGGTGGGCTTGGGTGAATTATTTATTGCCGAGTATGAGGGGAATATCATATCCGGCACCTTGGCGTTTGTTATCGGGAATAAAGCCTGGTATATCTACGGAGCCTCCTCGAACGCACACCGGAATGTGATGCCCAACTACTTAATTCAGTGGGAAATGATACGGTGGGCTAAGTCGTTGGGATGTACCCTCTATGACTTCAGAGGAGTTCCGGGGCACTTGACCGAAGATAATCCACTTTACGGACTGTATCGTTTTAAGAAGGGATTTAATGGAGAGTATACAGAGTTCATAGGGGAATGGGACTTGGTGTATCGTCCGGTAACCTATTTCCTCTGGAATCATTTAGAACCTCTATATTCGGAGGTTATCAAGGGATTAATCTCTAAGCTGCGGCGAGCTCGGAGGGGGTAA
- a CDS encoding CTP synthase, whose amino-acid sequence MTKFIFVTGGVVSSLGKGISAASLGCLLKNRGFKVAIQKFDPYINIDPGTMSPYQHGEVFVTDDGAETDLDLGHYERFIDVPVSKNSNVTTGKVYWSVIRKERKGDYLGGTVQVIPHITNEIKERVYRVARESHPDFVITEIGGTVGDIESLPFLEAIRQMKNDIGRDNVIYIHVTLVPYLAMSGELKTKPTQHSVKELRGIGIQPSIIVCRTEKALSKEMKEKLALLCDVDLEAVVQCIDAATIYEVPLKLQAEGFDDIVLRCAGLEAPPADMTAWKDMVERIKSPTREIEIAIVGKYVELPDAYLSVAEALRSAGTEHGAKIKIRWIDSENIEKESVENYLEGVDGILVPGGFGNRGIEGKIEAIRYARVQKIPFLGICLGMQTAIIEAARNLCGMAGANSTEFDADTPYPVIDILPEQKDIEDKGGTMRLGISPAKLIEGSKAFEAYQDQVIYERHRHRYEVNNQFREELEKVGLRFSGTSLDGRLVEITEYVDHPWFVASQFHPEFKSRPNRAHPLFREFIRATL is encoded by the coding sequence ATGACAAAATTTATTTTCGTAACGGGTGGAGTAGTATCTTCCCTGGGAAAAGGAATCTCGGCCGCATCCCTAGGTTGTCTTCTGAAAAATAGGGGTTTTAAAGTGGCAATCCAAAAGTTCGATCCCTATATTAATATTGACCCTGGAACAATGAGCCCGTATCAGCATGGTGAAGTGTTTGTTACGGATGACGGGGCAGAGACCGATCTGGATTTAGGCCATTATGAGCGCTTTATTGATGTACCGGTTTCAAAAAACAGCAATGTTACAACTGGTAAGGTTTACTGGTCTGTCATCCGTAAGGAACGTAAAGGGGATTATCTGGGGGGAACCGTCCAAGTTATTCCTCATATTACCAATGAAATTAAAGAACGGGTTTATCGTGTTGCCCGGGAGAGTCATCCCGATTTTGTGATTACCGAGATCGGAGGAACGGTTGGGGATATAGAATCCCTGCCTTTTCTGGAAGCGATCCGGCAAATGAAAAATGACATTGGCCGGGATAATGTCATATATATTCATGTGACCCTTGTTCCCTATTTGGCAATGTCTGGGGAATTGAAAACAAAGCCAACTCAGCACTCTGTTAAAGAATTGCGAGGAATCGGGATTCAGCCGTCGATTATCGTTTGCCGCACCGAGAAGGCCCTCTCTAAAGAGATGAAGGAGAAATTGGCCTTGCTGTGTGATGTGGATTTAGAAGCGGTTGTCCAATGTATAGATGCCGCGACGATCTATGAAGTTCCTTTGAAGCTCCAGGCGGAAGGGTTTGACGATATCGTTCTGCGCTGCGCGGGTCTGGAAGCTCCTCCGGCTGATATGACGGCTTGGAAGGATATGGTGGAGAGAATCAAATCTCCTACCCGGGAAATCGAGATTGCGATTGTCGGCAAATATGTGGAACTTCCGGATGCCTATCTTAGTGTAGCGGAAGCTTTACGGTCAGCAGGGACTGAGCATGGTGCTAAAATTAAAATCCGTTGGATCGATTCCGAGAACATCGAAAAAGAATCCGTCGAAAACTATTTGGAAGGTGTTGATGGAATTCTTGTTCCCGGAGGTTTCGGAAATCGAGGGATTGAGGGGAAAATCGAAGCGATTCGTTATGCAAGAGTTCAAAAAATTCCTTTCCTGGGAATCTGTTTAGGTATGCAAACCGCCATCATAGAAGCCGCCCGCAATCTCTGCGGTATGGCAGGAGCGAATAGTACGGAATTTGATGCGGATACACCTTATCCGGTTATCGATATTCTCCCTGAACAAAAAGACATTGAAGATAAGGGAGGTACTATGCGCCTGGGCATTTCCCCGGCGAAGCTGATAGAGGGCAGCAAAGCCTTCGAGGCTTATCAGGACCAGGTTATTTACGAACGCCATCGTCATCGTTATGAGGTCAATAACCAGTTCCGTGAAGAATTGGAGAAGGTAGGCCTGAGGTTCTCCGGAACCTCACTGGATGGACGTTTAGTCGAAATTACTGAATACGTGGATCATCCATGGTTCGTAGCTTCCCAGTTCCATCCGGAATTCAAGTCCCGTCCCAATCGGGCACATCCTCTATTCAGAGAGTTTATACGTGCAACGCTATAG
- the rpoE gene encoding DNA-directed RNA polymerase subunit delta translates to MTHSLSKKDKPTEADIAFEILKAQGNPMHYQNLIEEVLQRLGISQEAIRIAAALTQINLDTRFTFLGRGEWGLKVWDSGKTPRRSPAVALINRDYAEEDDKSDPEELEEDSLDEDASETDEVFDEGDEGQHGEKW, encoded by the coding sequence TTGACCCACTCTTTAAGTAAAAAAGACAAACCGACGGAAGCTGATATAGCTTTTGAGATTTTAAAAGCACAAGGCAATCCCATGCATTACCAAAACTTAATTGAAGAGGTACTTCAGCGTTTGGGTATTTCTCAGGAAGCTATAAGGATTGCGGCAGCACTTACTCAGATAAACCTGGACACGAGATTTACCTTTCTTGGACGAGGGGAATGGGGTCTGAAGGTTTGGGATTCCGGAAAAACCCCTCGCCGGTCACCCGCAGTGGCCTTGATAAACAGGGATTATGCGGAAGAGGATGACAAATCAGATCCGGAAGAATTAGAGGAAGATTCCCTGGATGAGGATGCTTCGGAGACGGACGAAGTCTTTGATGAAGGGGATGAAGGACAACACGGAGAAAAGTGGTAA
- the argS gene encoding arginine--tRNA ligase: MSLYENIKTMITDRLIEAANDAKAAGELNFEELPGFVLEEPREKQRGDLATNLAMVLAKQAKRSPRDIAAALIKHLKTSQTWIESSEIAGAGFINFRLNPAWLTGVIDEVLKAGDRYGQVDIGKGQKVQVEFVSANPTGLLHMGNARGAALGDSLASLLSAAGYEVTREFYINDAGNQIHNFGLSLEARYLQQLGQDVPFPEGGYHGQDLIDTVKGLIDKVGDKYLSVEPGLRREFLVRYALDEKMRNIRETLHDFGVEYDVWFSEQSLHDSGAVRSSMEELEKKGYIYEKEGAHWLKSTQFGDEKDEVVIRSNGSPTYFAADIAYHRDKFERGFNRVINIWGADHHGHVARMKGAMSALGYDSDNLQIILMQLVRLIQNGEVVKMSKRSGQYITLRELMDEVGKDAARFFFNLRDPDSTVEFDMDLAKSQSSDNPVYYVQYAHARLCSILRQAEDLGDLETPISEEDLKRLDSSEERDLLKKMADLPSEIIVAARLMEPHRLARYVLDLAGLFHTFYNSQRVLVDDQGLRRARLNLVRAVKQIVANVLSILGVSAPERM, translated from the coding sequence ATGAGTCTCTACGAGAATATAAAGACCATGATTACCGACCGGTTAATAGAAGCTGCGAATGATGCCAAAGCGGCGGGAGAGTTAAATTTTGAGGAATTGCCGGGTTTTGTTTTGGAAGAACCGAGGGAAAAGCAACGCGGGGATTTGGCCACAAATCTGGCAATGGTGCTGGCCAAACAAGCAAAACGTTCCCCTCGTGATATAGCTGCTGCACTTATAAAACACCTGAAAACCAGCCAGACATGGATAGAATCCTCTGAGATTGCCGGGGCAGGGTTTATTAACTTTCGCCTGAATCCCGCCTGGCTGACAGGGGTTATTGATGAGGTATTGAAGGCTGGTGACCGTTACGGTCAAGTGGATATCGGAAAGGGCCAGAAGGTTCAAGTAGAGTTTGTCAGCGCCAATCCTACAGGGCTTCTGCATATGGGTAATGCCCGGGGTGCTGCCTTGGGTGATAGTTTGGCTTCCTTGTTATCAGCTGCAGGGTATGAAGTTACCCGGGAATTTTATATTAATGACGCCGGGAACCAGATTCATAATTTCGGCTTGTCTCTGGAAGCGAGGTATCTACAGCAGCTGGGTCAGGATGTTCCCTTCCCTGAAGGGGGATATCATGGTCAGGACTTGATTGACACCGTAAAAGGGCTCATTGACAAAGTCGGAGATAAGTATCTTTCCGTTGAACCCGGGTTAAGGCGGGAATTTCTTGTCCGGTATGCCTTAGATGAAAAAATGCGGAATATCCGGGAAACCCTCCATGATTTCGGAGTGGAATATGATGTTTGGTTTAGCGAACAATCCCTCCATGATTCTGGAGCTGTTCGTTCAAGTATGGAAGAACTGGAGAAAAAAGGGTATATTTACGAAAAGGAAGGTGCCCATTGGCTTAAATCCACTCAATTTGGAGATGAGAAAGATGAGGTAGTGATCAGAAGCAACGGATCTCCAACCTATTTTGCGGCGGATATTGCCTACCATCGTGATAAATTTGAGCGTGGATTTAACCGGGTTATTAATATTTGGGGAGCGGACCATCATGGACATGTCGCCCGCATGAAAGGAGCCATGTCTGCTTTAGGGTATGATTCAGATAATCTGCAAATTATCCTGATGCAGCTTGTGCGTCTTATCCAAAATGGTGAGGTTGTGAAAATGTCCAAACGTTCCGGTCAGTACATCACCTTACGGGAATTGATGGACGAAGTAGGAAAAGATGCCGCCCGGTTCTTCTTTAATCTGCGGGACCCGGATTCGACCGTGGAATTTGATATGGACCTGGCAAAATCCCAATCTTCGGATAATCCTGTCTACTATGTCCAGTATGCCCATGCCCGTTTATGCAGTATTTTACGGCAGGCTGAAGACTTAGGCGACCTTGAAACACCCATATCCGAAGAGGATCTAAAACGCCTGGACAGCAGCGAAGAACGGGACTTACTCAAGAAAATGGCCGACTTGCCCAGTGAAATCATAGTGGCGGCACGTCTCATGGAACCCCATCGCTTAGCCCGTTATGTGCTGGACCTGGCGGGGCTTTTCCATACCTTTTATAATAGCCAGCGGGTTCTTGTTGACGATCAGGGACTGCGCAGGGCCCGGCTCAATTTAGTTCGGGCTGTGAAACAAATCGTTGCCAATGTCTTAAGTATCCTGGGTGTATCAGCCCCGGAAAGAATGTAA
- a CDS encoding DUF1934 domain-containing protein gives MQKNVTIELIGKQNYPEGHDDQQELLVSGKLYKSSGVFYIYYKEAGTKTTDLGEVTTLLTIEGEIITLTRKGAVNVKQEFKVGVLNRSKYTTCYGDILMSIMPRRVESDLTGSGGRISLEYDLFVDDKLVSYNVLSLNVKEDIPQ, from the coding sequence TTGCAAAAGAATGTAACCATCGAACTTATTGGTAAACAGAACTATCCGGAAGGGCATGACGATCAGCAAGAATTGCTTGTCTCCGGCAAACTTTACAAAAGCAGCGGGGTTTTCTATATTTATTATAAAGAAGCCGGAACTAAAACGACCGACCTCGGAGAAGTGACAACGCTTCTGACAATTGAAGGAGAAATAATTACCCTAACCCGTAAAGGTGCCGTAAATGTAAAGCAAGAATTTAAGGTGGGAGTGCTTAATCGAAGTAAGTACACTACTTGTTATGGTGATATTTTGATGAGTATTATGCCCCGCCGGGTAGAGTCTGACTTGACAGGCAGTGGGGGACGTATTAGTCTAGAATATGACCTTTTTGTCGATGATAAATTGGTAAGCTATAATGTTCTGTCGCTAAACGTAAAGGAGGATATCCCCCAATGA
- a CDS encoding PepSY1/2 domain-containing protein, translated as MHRKFWIGALALALLIALGWGWNEYRLAGEYRLAAENNNRRALNDFASHLDQLETDMAKGNVAGNPSQKVLYLSQVSSGSDAALKDFAQIPAQQAGLSYVGQFLTQSGDFARTLAQRIAGGGTISAEEEKTLNDMHERLMPVNLKVQDLVVRMDTENLVWTDPDPTLRQRLGLGTQVAEAAADGSEAPSKSVRSGLDQLDASLQKLPPFSYTGEYSSRVVDKPLGLPTGDVTRDQALEKARDFLNKVGYSDAAPEFGGESQGALGGYIWKFKDAYLEVSRQGGVITLYRDQRGIEPRTINIDEAANKAREALQRLGWQLVITSSEEFGAYVQLDAVVEKDGVRIYPDKVRLMIALDNGQLIGLDASPYYAFHHTRNFPAKITMDQALRKLRPNFEVLERRLAVIAKSGNQEVYCYEFKGRYQGEEYLVYLNAATGAEEKIQRIIKTPQGEYLK; from the coding sequence ATGCACAGAAAATTTTGGATCGGTGCTTTAGCATTAGCCTTGTTAATAGCCTTGGGTTGGGGATGGAATGAATATCGTTTGGCGGGGGAATATCGTCTTGCCGCAGAAAATAATAATCGCCGGGCCTTAAACGATTTTGCCAGTCATCTTGATCAGCTGGAGACGGATATGGCCAAAGGGAATGTTGCCGGTAATCCGTCCCAAAAGGTTCTTTACCTGAGCCAAGTCTCAAGCGGCAGTGACGCAGCACTTAAGGATTTTGCTCAAATTCCCGCCCAGCAGGCAGGGCTTAGTTATGTTGGTCAGTTTTTAACACAATCCGGGGATTTTGCCCGGACGTTAGCCCAGAGAATTGCCGGAGGCGGGACGATTTCCGCCGAAGAAGAAAAGACGCTCAATGATATGCATGAACGTCTTATGCCGGTCAACCTAAAGGTTCAGGATTTAGTCGTCAGAATGGATACAGAAAACTTAGTTTGGACGGACCCTGATCCAACCTTAAGGCAACGGCTCGGTTTAGGAACCCAAGTTGCTGAAGCGGCCGCTGACGGGTCGGAGGCGCCTTCTAAATCCGTTCGTTCCGGACTGGACCAGTTGGATGCCAGTTTGCAAAAGCTTCCCCCCTTTTCGTATACAGGGGAGTACTCTTCCCGTGTTGTGGATAAGCCATTAGGGCTTCCGACCGGGGATGTAACGCGAGATCAGGCCTTAGAAAAGGCCCGGGACTTTTTGAATAAAGTCGGTTACTCTGATGCAGCCCCGGAATTTGGGGGGGAGTCTCAAGGCGCACTGGGCGGGTATATCTGGAAATTTAAAGATGCTTATTTGGAAGTGAGCCGTCAAGGCGGCGTGATTACGCTGTATCGGGATCAACGCGGGATTGAGCCCCGGACTATAAATATTGATGAAGCCGCTAACAAAGCCCGGGAGGCTTTACAAAGGTTAGGCTGGCAATTAGTGATAACTTCAAGTGAAGAGTTCGGTGCCTATGTACAGCTTGATGCTGTTGTGGAAAAGGACGGGGTAAGGATTTACCCGGATAAAGTTCGCTTAATGATCGCTTTAGATAATGGCCAGCTGATTGGATTAGATGCCTCACCCTATTATGCCTTCCATCACACACGGAATTTCCCTGCGAAAATAACTATGGATCAAGCCCTGCGCAAGCTGCGGCCGAATTTTGAGGTCCTCGAAAGACGCTTGGCAGTCATTGCTAAAAGCGGAAATCAAGAAGTTTATTGTTATGAGTTCAAAGGGCGGTATCAGGGAGAAGAATATCTCGTCTACCTGAATGCAGCAACAGGTGCAGAAGAAAAGATTCAAAGAATTATTAAAACGCCCCAGGGTGAATATCTTAAGTAA
- the sleB gene encoding spore cortex-lytic enzyme, with protein MKVHIKPWGMVIAIGLALSIALSGFAYAALGDRLLGRGSKGSEVTELQKRLVQLGYVVGTVDGKYGSKTEAAVKRFQKEHGLRVDGLAGAQTVKELKRLTGQSTNASGKAVGYKNIDTNLLARAVNAEARGEPYIGQVAVAAVILNRISDPAFPKTVADIIYQPRAFSSVDDGQINLPPSASAIRAAQEAINGSDPSGGALFFFNPAKTSNKYIWSRPQIKQIGNHMFTK; from the coding sequence ATGAAAGTACACATCAAACCGTGGGGGATGGTTATCGCCATCGGATTAGCACTAAGCATCGCTCTGTCCGGGTTTGCCTATGCGGCTTTAGGGGATCGTTTGCTGGGCAGAGGGAGTAAGGGGTCTGAAGTCACTGAGCTGCAAAAGAGACTAGTCCAGTTAGGTTACGTCGTGGGAACGGTTGACGGAAAGTACGGATCAAAAACCGAGGCGGCCGTTAAACGCTTTCAAAAGGAACACGGGCTAAGAGTGGATGGATTGGCCGGAGCCCAGACCGTCAAAGAATTAAAGCGCCTGACAGGGCAGAGTACCAATGCTTCAGGCAAGGCAGTCGGGTACAAAAACATTGATACCAATCTCTTAGCCCGAGCGGTCAATGCTGAGGCCAGAGGAGAACCCTATATTGGGCAAGTTGCCGTAGCTGCAGTCATCCTGAACCGGATTTCGGACCCGGCATTTCCCAAAACAGTTGCCGATATCATTTATCAGCCAAGGGCCTTTTCCAGTGTGGATGATGGTCAAATCAATTTACCCCCATCAGCATCTGCGATTCGAGCCGCTCAAGAAGCCATCAATGGGTCCGACCCTTCCGGCGGAGCACTCTTCTTTTTTAATCCAGCCAAAACATCCAATAAGTATATTTGGTCAAGACCACAGATAAAACAGATCGGAAATCATATGTTTACAAAATAG
- the floA gene encoding flotillin-like protein FloA (flotillin-like protein involved in membrane lipid rafts), which produces MSPLFVTLALFFLGIVFLSVLLTFIPVGLWISALAAGVNVGIFTLVGMRLRRVVPSKIVNPLIKAHKAGLSITTNQLEAHYLAGGNVDRVVNALIAAERAAIPLQFERAAAIDLAGRDVLEAVQMSVNPKVIETPTVSAVAQNGIELKVSAKVTVRANIDRLVGGAGEETIIARVGEGIVTSIGSSSSHKDVLEKPDSISRTVLDKGLDAGTAFEILSIDIADVEVGKNIGAELQMDQAEADKRIAQAKAEERRAMAVAKEQEMRASVEEMRAKVVEAEAEVPRAMAQALREGKLGVMDYYNMQNIISDTEMRGNIAQTGKVKPENDSQKK; this is translated from the coding sequence ATGAGTCCATTATTTGTAACGCTTGCTCTGTTTTTTTTAGGTATAGTCTTCTTAAGTGTACTTCTCACCTTTATTCCTGTAGGGCTTTGGATATCGGCCTTAGCCGCAGGGGTTAATGTAGGGATCTTTACCTTAGTTGGTATGAGATTACGTCGGGTAGTTCCATCGAAAATCGTAAATCCTTTGATTAAAGCCCATAAAGCAGGATTGTCAATTACAACCAATCAACTTGAAGCCCACTATCTGGCGGGCGGAAATGTTGATAGAGTGGTCAATGCCTTAATTGCAGCAGAACGTGCAGCGATTCCGCTTCAGTTTGAACGGGCGGCGGCTATCGACCTGGCAGGCCGGGACGTCCTGGAAGCCGTTCAAATGTCTGTTAACCCAAAGGTTATTGAAACTCCTACTGTTTCCGCTGTGGCGCAAAATGGAATTGAGCTGAAAGTAAGCGCCAAGGTGACAGTGCGGGCTAATATTGACCGGCTTGTGGGTGGTGCCGGTGAAGAAACGATTATTGCCCGTGTTGGGGAAGGAATTGTAACAAGTATTGGATCTTCGTCCTCACATAAAGATGTCTTAGAGAAGCCGGATTCAATTTCTCGTACAGTTTTAGATAAAGGGCTGGATGCGGGGACTGCATTTGAAATCTTATCCATTGATATTGCGGATGTAGAAGTCGGCAAAAACATTGGTGCAGAGCTGCAAATGGACCAAGCTGAAGCTGATAAACGTATTGCCCAGGCTAAGGCAGAAGAGCGTCGTGCGATGGCCGTTGCTAAAGAACAAGAAATGAGAGCATCGGTAGAAGAGATGCGGGCAAAGGTTGTCGAAGCGGAAGCCGAAGTTCCCAGAGCTATGGCTCAAGCCTTGCGTGAAGGCAAGCTGGGGGTTATGGATTATTACAACATGCAAAATATAATATCGGATACTGAGATGAGGGGAAACATTGCTCAGACGGGTAAAGTGAAACCTGAAAATGATAGTCAGAAGAAGTAG
- a CDS encoding NfeD family protein, translating to MSQGIIVALILVGVALLAIEVFVIPGFGVSGILGMAALITGIFLVTDSLLEGLIFTAGAITVLGFIIYLSFRLPRTRRIWKKFSLSTRQTSNEGYVAPKPQYEMYLGQVGIALTQLRPAGTGDFNGVHLDVVTEGGFIGIGTSIRIIGVEGTRIIVREEK from the coding sequence GTGTCACAGGGCATTATTGTCGCATTAATTTTGGTAGGAGTTGCTCTGTTGGCGATTGAGGTGTTCGTCATCCCTGGTTTTGGAGTTAGCGGCATACTTGGGATGGCCGCCTTAATTACAGGAATCTTTCTAGTGACAGATTCATTATTAGAAGGATTAATTTTTACAGCCGGGGCCATAACTGTCTTAGGGTTTATCATCTACCTGAGTTTTCGCTTACCCAGGACACGGCGCATATGGAAAAAGTTCTCTTTAAGCACACGCCAAACATCTAATGAGGGATATGTCGCTCCTAAACCCCAATACGAAATGTATTTGGGACAAGTCGGCATAGCTCTTACACAATTACGTCCGGCTGGAACCGGCGATTTTAACGGTGTGCATTTGGATGTCGTAACGGAAGGAGGATTTATCGGAATCGGAACCTCAATCAGAATCATTGGGGTTGAAGGGACCCGGATCATTGTTAGGGAAGAAAAGTAA